The genomic DNA AGAGGACAAATAAAACATACGGGATGAAAGAAGACAAACGACAAAATAGAAAAGACGTGGAGACAGATAGGAGGCGGGGAAGACGGGAAGAAGAAAGGAtgagaaatgaaaaagaaatcgAAGAAGCAAAAGCGACCATACAGGAGTTAGAGGGTCTGAAGCAAGATCTTGAGAGAGCTATACAAACACAGAAAGAAAtggggagcaagagagaacgagaaaggcTGAGAGAAGAGACAGCGGGGATGGAAATCCAacagaaaaaagggagaatagagaggttaaaagaagaagaaagaaagacaaaaaagcttGAAGTAGCAAGAAAAACAGACAGCGACAGACTGAGAGAACTGGGAGATGAACtcaaggaagaaaaaaacaaacagaagaaggaagagaagacaagacaaaaggttgagatggaaggacagagaggggtAAATAGACTGAGAACATTAGCCTCTGCCACTGTAAAAGAAGATAGACGGAAGGAGGAAAGAATAGATATAGAGACTACAAGAAGGAGAGAAGACGACCCTCTGAGAGAGTTGactaaaacaaacagaaaaggaaaagagagactggagaaggagaaagagagagtgaagccaGTGCAAAATGAGCCAACAACAGAAGACCAACTCAATGAATTGGGTAGAACAAATGAGAAATACAAAATGGAGGAAGACAATAGGAGTACAAAAAGCATGGAGAGTGAAGGAAGCCATGGAGAAGACAGACAACGTATTCAGGAAATTGAAAGGATAAAAGAAAATGACAGACTGAAAAAGAAGAGGCAAAATGAGATGGAAAGGAATCGGGGAAAGGATAAAATGCAGGAATTAGATATTAAAATGTTTGAAAGAGCACTACGACAAAAAGAGGAAGAGTTGGAAACTGAAAGAAATAGCATACGAGATAAAAGAGAAGAATTCAGACTGAAAGAACTAGAAATgggtaaaaagaaaaagagtgacGGGCTAGAGAAACAAGAAACGAAAGATGAAGAGTtagaaatggaaagagagagaatagagagaatgagagaagaaacaaacacaaaacagataGAAATGCAAAGAACGAAAGAAGGAaatgagaggatgagaaaggAAAAAATACAGACAAAAGAACTTGAGATggcaagaaaaagagaagagtgcCGACTGAAAGAACTAGAACAAGATaacaagaaagagaaacacagacTAGAGAAGGAAGAAACGAAAGATGAAGAGTTAGaaatgcaaagagagagaattgagagaatgagagaagaaacaaatacaaaacagaTAGAAATgcaaagaatgaaagaagaaaATGAGACATCGAAAGAGgacaaaatacagaaaaaagaaCTGGATatggcaagagaaagagaagagtgcAGATTGACACAACTAGAAAACGATAacaggaaagagaaagacagactagagaaggaagaaaagaagagagaagaagcagAGGAGGGGCAAATAATGAAAGAtgaagagatggaaagaaaaaaagaatgtgaaAAATGGGAAAataaagaggaagagatggcaatggaaagagggaaagaatcTGATGGAATTCGGATGGAAATCCGaagaaaaagggaagaaaaggagagattgaaagaggaaAAAGCAGAGAAAAAAGAACTGAAAatggcaagagaaagagagaaatcaagACTGAAACAACTCAAAgaagaaaacgagagagaaaaagacaggctaaagaaagaagaaaagaagagagaaaaagcagaGGAGCAACAGAGGAAGGAAGACAGACTGAAAGAGTTGGAGAGATTACAagaggaaaggaagaaaaaggagATGCTcgcaaaagaaaaacagaagaaaTGGGAAGAAATGTTGGAGAGGAACAAAGATTCagtgaaggagaagaaaaggaaaattgTTGGCGCAGTTGACAAAGTCTATCATAAGGCCCGTGACTGGGGGGAGAAAAGAGTTGAGTTGGTGAAAGAtacaatgaaagagagagcacaggagcaTCAAAAGCGGGTTGAGAACATAGAGAGGCTATGCCTGGAGAGTTGGAGAAAGCAACAGGGAGAAAATGCATCTGGGATTCAACATACACATGTTTCAAACACTGACTCAGCTGAAGGTGTTTCTATGGCTGCTTCATCACTACCTAACAGCCATGAAGGTTGTACAACACGCTATCCACCTGCACAACCTCCGGCTCCAACAGTCCGATCTACGGACTGTAAAGGTTCAACAACACCTGCTTCACCAACCCAACCTAGTGGTCCTGATATTCCAGAAATAGCTGCTCCACCTGCCAAACCTAGCTGCTCTATAACAACTGGTCCGCCAGCTCAAGCTAAAGGCCCAGACATGTTGCCATTGACTACTCCACCAGTACACCGTAGTGACCCTGAAGCTTCTCCAGACGCGTGTGCTCCTGTCCAATATGCTGATTCAAAGTGTTTGCCAGTGACTGATCCAACTGCCATATCTGATGCCCTCCTCAAGGCTTCTGACCAGCCTCAAGGCTCTGAAAGTGCACCATGTGCAGCTCCACAACCTCAAGACTCTACAGTGACTGCTCTAGCAGCTCAACCTGATGCTTCTAAGAGCAATCAAGGGACTATTCCACCAGCCCAACAAAGCAGTTGTCCTGCACAATCAGGTCCAGATAAGGCCCCTGGAAATGCACCATCAGCCCAAACTGAAGCTCCTCAGATAAGCCCAGCAAAAAAGGAGGCCTTCACAAAGTTAACACCATGCAAAGGTAAGACAAATGCTCATGATGTTCTAAAGAggatggatgtttttttttctagacGTGTCTCTATACAGTAGGAGTGATCTTCTCCTGCAATAATtatgtttgttcttttttctttcagacTATTCCATCTTCTGTGTGCAGAGAAAATAGACATCTCTCATcatatcacacaacacacacacacacacacacacacacacacacacacacacacacacacacacacacacacacacacacacacacacaaaaacagcaaataaaactagaaaatgtaattccatggaaggaattaccattgcatgtaaatgcaaaaaggttgttagctgtgtaaaacatattaggcccagtgttggggagtaacgcattacatgtaattgagttacgtaatttaattacaaaataaatgtaacagtaatatattacagttactgtagaaaaatgtgtaattcaattacaggtacttttgatttttt from Sardina pilchardus chromosome 2, fSarPil1.1, whole genome shotgun sequence includes the following:
- the LOC134068190 gene encoding protein enabled homolog: MLAKEKQKKWEEMLERNKDSVKEKKRKIVGAVDKVYHKARDWGEKRVELVKDTMKERAQEHQKRVENIERLCLESWRKQQGENASGIQHTHVSNTDSAEGVSMAASSLPNSHEGCTTRYPPAQPPAPTVRSTDCKGSTTPASPTQPSGPDIPEIAAPPAKPSCSITTGPPAQAKGPDMLPLTTPPVHRSDPEASPDACAPVQYADSKCLPVTDPTAISDALLKASDQPQGSESAPCAAPQPQDSTVTALAAQPDASKSNQGTIPPAQQSSCPAQSGPDKAPGNAPSAQTEAPQISPAKKEAFTKLTPCKDYSIFCVQRK